In one Streptomyces sp. NBC_01288 genomic region, the following are encoded:
- a CDS encoding Tat pathway signal sequence domain protein gives MRRTVHRHLGKVVAGTAIAVAGTAVMVGITLPGTAGADESGGTGKAAGSTQQQAADGQGAAPGVVQQAPAEGEKGTGRDPLTDDETQRVERIAVNQQFLNSSENVDGKRGPQRLDVQLADPETSELDNPNAPRRADVTFYDYKDDTVVTKTVNLDTGKVEQTGTQHGVQPPASHAENVEAAELLLASPQGAGLKADYKDATGNELTSPDQLLLMAMVYKATPGRQSGDLDQCGEHRCVRLFPKVKNGPWIDARDFVIDLSARKVGKLTG, from the coding sequence GTGCGAAGGACAGTGCACCGCCACCTGGGCAAAGTGGTGGCGGGGACGGCCATAGCGGTGGCCGGGACCGCCGTGATGGTCGGCATCACCCTGCCGGGCACGGCGGGTGCCGACGAGTCGGGCGGCACCGGCAAGGCGGCCGGGTCCACCCAGCAGCAGGCGGCGGACGGGCAGGGCGCGGCACCCGGTGTCGTGCAACAGGCCCCCGCCGAGGGCGAGAAGGGCACGGGCCGCGACCCGCTCACCGACGACGAGACCCAGCGCGTCGAGCGGATCGCGGTGAACCAGCAGTTCCTCAACTCCAGTGAGAACGTCGACGGGAAGCGCGGACCGCAGCGCCTCGACGTGCAACTCGCCGACCCCGAGACCAGCGAACTGGACAACCCGAACGCGCCGCGCCGCGCGGACGTGACGTTCTACGACTACAAGGACGACACGGTCGTCACCAAGACCGTCAACCTCGACACCGGCAAGGTCGAACAGACCGGCACCCAGCACGGAGTGCAGCCGCCGGCGAGCCACGCCGAGAACGTCGAGGCGGCCGAGCTGCTGCTCGCCAGCCCGCAGGGCGCGGGCCTGAAGGCCGACTACAAGGACGCCACCGGCAACGAACTCACCTCGCCCGACCAGCTGTTGTTGATGGCCATGGTCTACAAGGCCACTCCGGGACGGCAGTCCGGAGACCTCGACCAGTGCGGCGAGCACCGCTGCGTACGGCTGTTCCCGAAGGTCAAGAACGGGCCGTGGATCGACGCCCGTGACTTCGTCATCGACCTGAGCGCCCGCAAGGTCGGCAAGCTCACCGGCTGA
- a CDS encoding SAV2148 family HEPN domain-containing protein: protein MGSGGLELPPGDEGHEGNSAEVPPGAVSLARPMDAAGSIGPELDWDADAWREVRTRAQRAGRAYIWLNLVEQRLRAVVAAVLRPIYEPVHGDEWVVAAAGPAGQEWVQRAVAVREVSRRKGYLLDPADDNVISFLTLPQLRELMVQHWPCFEPYFDERRDVELALDELEVTRNVVSRNRALSEAVLNQAERASAKLLETLGAGSDVPSARRLPVDAVEELIGDRFADVVAVHPDRVRLMRQFPAEDIFGGARRVDAIGIGLNLLVQNFSGRRLVRLAESGCRTRLLFLNPASSAVKRRERELGIKRGELSRAVEMNILHMRRVRSRLRDPAAFEIQVFDETPRFTAYLVDGDGTDGIAVVQSYLRRSRGMEAPVLVLRNGSRLVKSDEMDDSALFPTYRDEFEQMWADSRPVS from the coding sequence GTGGGCTCGGGAGGGCTGGAGTTGCCCCCTGGTGACGAGGGTCACGAGGGGAACTCCGCAGAAGTCCCGCCCGGCGCGGTGTCCCTGGCACGTCCGATGGACGCGGCTGGTTCCATCGGTCCGGAGCTGGACTGGGACGCCGACGCCTGGCGCGAGGTGCGTACGCGCGCCCAGCGAGCCGGCCGCGCCTACATCTGGCTGAACCTGGTCGAGCAGCGGCTGCGCGCCGTCGTGGCCGCCGTGCTGCGGCCCATCTACGAACCCGTCCACGGCGACGAGTGGGTGGTCGCCGCGGCCGGTCCGGCCGGCCAGGAGTGGGTGCAGCGCGCGGTCGCCGTACGCGAAGTCAGCCGCCGCAAGGGCTACTTGCTCGACCCGGCCGACGACAACGTCATCAGCTTCCTGACGCTGCCGCAGCTGCGCGAGCTGATGGTGCAGCACTGGCCGTGCTTCGAGCCGTACTTCGACGAGCGCCGGGACGTCGAACTCGCCCTGGACGAACTGGAAGTGACCCGCAACGTCGTCTCCCGCAACCGCGCCCTGTCCGAGGCCGTCCTCAACCAGGCCGAGCGGGCCTCCGCGAAACTCCTGGAGACCCTCGGCGCCGGCAGCGACGTGCCCTCGGCGCGCCGGCTGCCCGTCGACGCGGTCGAGGAACTCATCGGCGACCGGTTCGCCGACGTGGTCGCCGTGCACCCCGACCGGGTGCGGCTGATGCGGCAGTTCCCGGCCGAGGACATCTTCGGCGGGGCCCGCCGGGTCGACGCCATCGGCATCGGCCTCAACCTGCTCGTGCAGAACTTCTCCGGCCGACGCCTCGTCCGCCTCGCCGAGTCGGGCTGCCGGACGCGGCTGCTGTTCCTCAACCCCGCCTCCAGCGCGGTGAAGCGGCGCGAGCGTGAACTCGGCATCAAGCGGGGCGAGTTGAGCCGCGCCGTCGAGATGAACATCCTGCACATGCGGCGGGTGCGGTCCCGGCTGCGCGACCCGGCCGCCTTCGAGATCCAGGTCTTCGACGAGACACCCCGCTTCACGGCGTACCTCGTCGACGGCGACGGCACGGACGGCATAGCCGTCGTGCAGTCCTATCTGCGCCGCAGCCGCGGCATGGAGGCACCGGTGCTGGTGCTGCGGAACGGCAGCCGACTGGTCAAGTCGGACGAAATGGATGACAGCGCGCTTTTCCCCACCTATCGCGATGAGTTCGAGCAGATGTGGGCGGATTCGCGACCGGTGTCCTGA
- a CDS encoding copper amine oxidase has protein sequence MRVNRISRARRRGAVGLALATLAAGATAGAGPAVAQPKTAPAAAAPGCSAAYTIEQKLSTGTTWRMCWHYEREAGLVLENISYQPPGQATPIKVLADAKLAQIHVPYDDGKNEYSDLTQYGFGTGLMNMQPGECPGGTIKTVKVPDAQDPAHPNVKGLCTTTRSRGHAFRMQGDSANKVFQTQGKDFLVYTVNQVGWYEYITEWRFQDDGTINMNVGATGSLSPYDYDAGDGRGWPLGKGATAYATSHQHDVFWKLDFALDGSSKGRVEQYDSAVTTHGANTPTNKTTLTKVTKELAGDAKNMRWWRIVSATGKNKDNHARSYEIVPGPTTKYPGRSFTQHDVYFTEYNKCEQFASDNLPNCGAGHPKQVDKWVNGQTLTHPVVWVNVGFHHIARDEDQQPMPVHWQGFSIAPRDVTAMNPLTPAALANQNGNVLGGS, from the coding sequence ATGCGCGTCAACAGAATCAGCCGTGCCCGCAGGCGGGGGGCCGTCGGGCTCGCCCTCGCCACCCTGGCCGCCGGTGCCACGGCCGGCGCGGGACCGGCCGTCGCCCAGCCGAAGACAGCCCCGGCCGCCGCCGCACCCGGTTGCAGCGCCGCCTACACCATCGAGCAGAAGCTCTCCACCGGCACCACCTGGCGGATGTGCTGGCACTACGAGCGCGAGGCCGGCCTCGTCCTGGAGAACATCTCCTACCAGCCGCCCGGCCAGGCCACCCCCATCAAGGTGCTCGCCGACGCGAAGCTCGCCCAGATCCACGTCCCGTACGACGACGGCAAGAACGAGTACAGCGACCTCACCCAGTACGGCTTCGGCACCGGCCTGATGAACATGCAGCCCGGCGAATGTCCCGGCGGTACCATCAAGACCGTCAAGGTCCCCGACGCCCAGGACCCGGCCCACCCGAACGTCAAGGGCCTCTGTACGACGACCCGTTCGCGCGGCCACGCCTTCCGCATGCAGGGCGACAGCGCCAACAAGGTCTTCCAGACCCAGGGCAAGGACTTCCTCGTCTACACGGTCAACCAGGTCGGCTGGTACGAGTACATCACCGAGTGGCGCTTCCAGGACGACGGCACCATCAACATGAACGTCGGTGCCACCGGCAGCCTTTCGCCCTACGACTACGACGCGGGCGACGGCCGCGGCTGGCCGCTCGGCAAGGGTGCCACGGCGTACGCGACGAGCCACCAGCACGACGTCTTCTGGAAGTTGGACTTCGCCCTCGACGGATCCTCCAAGGGACGCGTCGAGCAGTACGACTCGGCGGTCACCACGCACGGCGCCAACACCCCCACCAACAAGACCACGTTGACCAAGGTCACCAAGGAACTCGCGGGCGACGCCAAGAACATGCGCTGGTGGCGCATCGTCAGCGCGACCGGCAAGAACAAGGACAACCACGCCCGGTCCTACGAGATAGTCCCCGGCCCCACCACCAAGTACCCGGGCCGCAGCTTCACCCAGCACGACGTGTACTTCACCGAGTACAACAAGTGCGAGCAGTTCGCCAGCGACAACCTGCCCAACTGCGGTGCCGGGCACCCGAAGCAGGTCGACAAGTGGGTCAACGGACAGACCCTCACCCACCCCGTGGTCTGGGTGAACGTCGGGTTCCACCACATCGCCCGGGACGAGGACCAGCAGCCGATGCCGGTCCACTGGCAGGGATTCTCGATCGCCCCGCGTGACGTCACCGCTATGAATCCGCTCACTCCGGCCGCCCTCGCCAACCAGAACGGCAATGTGCTCGGCGGAAGTTGA